The sequence GGCTTCGATGGCAAGATAGAGATTGGCAATGGTCTGCGCTTCGACCCCCTGAGTCGCATCAACAATAAGCAGAGCCCCTTCACAGGCGGCAAGCGAACGGGAAACCTCATAACTGAAATCCACATGCCCTGGAGTATCGATGAGATTCAGAATGTACTCCTGACCGTCCTCCGCCTTGAATTTCATCTGGACAGCATGACTTTTAATGGTAATGCCCCTCTCCTTTTCAAGATCCATATCGTCGAGCACCTGTGCCGAGCTCATCTGAGTTCGGTCAAGCGTATGGGTTACCTCAAGAAGCCTGTCGGCAAGGGTTGATTTGCCATGATCGATATGTGCGATAATGCAGAAGTTGCGCGTGCGGCTCACTTCCTGGGAAGGCAGGGCCATAAAAAAAATCTTTTGATTCGTGTAACTGGTTCAAGGTGAGGAATATAATGAAAAATACCGAAGGCATGGAATTCATAAGAGCAGGAGCGGTTGTTCGCGATTTTCATAACGGAACCCCCTCAGAAACTCCTGCGCTTCCATAATTTTTTTCCCTTCGAGCTGAAGCTGCTGCAGCGAAATCCAGCCGTCCACAGTTCCGACAAGCAGTCTGGAATCATCGATATACACCAATCCGGGTTCACGGCCTCGTTCGGGTAAAGAGATCGGGCTTTCAAGCGGAACCGCTTTGTACACTTTCAGTGTTTTTCCGTCCATTGTCGTCCATGCAGCAGGCTTCATTGCCAACCCCCTGATAAAATCACAAAGCTCTGCAGATCTGCTGTTCCAGCGGATTCGAGTATTCTCTTTCGTCAGTTTCGGCGCTTTTGAGGCCAGGCTGTCGTCCTGTTTCTTTACGGACACATTTCCGGCATTGATCAGGTGAAGCGTCTCAACCACCAGAGCAGCCCCCTTCACTGAAAGCTTTTCGGCAAGCCTTGTAGCATTGTCGTCTTCAGCAATCGTCACGTTCTCCGTCAGGATCATACTGCCGGTATCGACCTTTTCCTGAAGAAAAAAAGTGGTCACACCCGTTACCTTTT comes from Chlorobium limicola DSM 245 and encodes:
- the fmt gene encoding methionyl-tRNA formyltransferase, encoding MRIVFMGTPDFAVPSLQRIASENHDFEIVLVVTGRDKPRRKKNALPEPTPVKQSALELGLPVYETDDPSSAEFASVVLASRPDVIVVAAFRILPPAVFSIARLGAFNLHASLLPAYRGAAPINWAIIRGEKVTGVTTFFLQEKVDTGSMILTENVTIAEDDNATRLAEKLSVKGAALVVETLHLINAGNVSVKKQDDSLASKAPKLTKENTRIRWNSRSAELCDFIRGLAMKPAAWTTMDGKTLKVYKAVPLESPISLPERGREPGLVYIDDSRLLVGTVDGWISLQQLQLEGKKIMEAQEFLRGFRYENREQPLLLL